Proteins encoded in a region of the Quercus lobata isolate SW786 chromosome 8, ValleyOak3.0 Primary Assembly, whole genome shotgun sequence genome:
- the LOC115955831 gene encoding serine/threonine protein phosphatase 2A 59 kDa regulatory subunit B' gamma isoform-like, giving the protein MIKQIFGKLPRKPSKSSHSHNELYNDGGVNANSSLNSFSGPNSFNGSKPTSASSKSMNHSGRTSNGTLASQSSGMNKLNQGKKSVSVVAQVSPALSSAVYEALPSFRDVSSSEKQSLFIRKLNMCCVVFDFNDSAKNLKEKDVKRQTLLDLVDYISSVTSKFNEVAMQAITKMVATNLFRSLPSTNHDCKVPEMYDPEEEELAMEPAWPHLQIVYEFLLRFVASPETDAKLAKRYIDHSFVLKLLDLFDSEDQREREYLKTILHRIYGKFMVHRPFIRKAINNIFYRFIFETEKHNGIAELLEILGSIINGFALPLKEEHKLFLVRALIPLHKPKCVSMYHQQLSYCITQFVEKDAKLADTVIRGLLKYWPVTNSSKEVMFLGELEEVLEATQGAEFQRCMVPLFRQIGRCLNSSHFQVAERALFLWNNDHIRNLITQNCKVILPIIFPALERNTRGHWNQAVQSLTLNVRKIFSDADQTLFDECLVKFKEDEVKERETQEKRESTWKRLEDVAASKAVSNEAVLVSRFVSSVAIATSTKPLATGSN; this is encoded by the exons ATGATCAAACAGATATTCGGAAAACTACCTCGAAAACCCTCAAAATCATCGCATTCGCATAATGAGTTGTACAATGATGGAGGGGTCAATGCCAATTCATCATTGAATTCGTTTAGTGGACCCAATTCCTTTAATGGCTCAAAACCCACTTCAGCTTCTTCGAAATCCATGAATCATTCGGGGCGCACGAGCAATGGGACTCTTGCCTCTCAATCCTCGGGTATGAATAAGTTGAATCAAGGGAAAAAATCTGTTAGCGTTGTGGCCCAAGTCAGTCCTGCCTTGTCATCAGCGGTATATGAGGCTTTGCCGAGTTTTCGGGATGTTTCAAGTTCAGAAAAGCAGTCTCTCTTCATTAGGAAACTGAAtatgtgttgtgttgtgttcgATTTCAATGATTCTGCAAAGAATCTTAAAGAGAAGGATGTTAAGCGGCAAACTTTGCTTGATCTTGTTGATTATATTTCATCGGTAACTTCGAAGTTCAATGAGGTGGCAATGCAGGCGATCACCAAGATGGTGGCGACTAATTTGTTTCGATCACTCCCATCTACAAATCATGATTGTAAGGTTCCGGAAATGTATGACCCAGAAGAGGAGGAACTGGCCATGGAACCCGCTTGGCCTCATCTTCAAATTGTGTATGAATTTCTATTGAGATTTGTGGCTTCGCCAGAGACAGATGCCAAGCTTGCTAAAAGATACATTGACCATTCTTTTGTGTTGAAATTGCTTGACTTGTTTGATTCTGAggaccagagagagagagaatacttAAAAACGATTCTCCACCGCATTTATGGGAAATTCATGGTGCATCGACCATTCATTAGGAAAGCTATCAACAATATCTTCTATCGTTTCATTTTTGAGACGGAGAAGCACAACGGGATTGCAGAATTACTTGAGATATTGGGCAGTATTATTAATGGGTTTGCTTTGCCTTTGAAGGAAGAGCACAAGCTGTTCCTTGTCCGCGCTTTGATTCCCCTTCATAAGCCAAAGTGCGTATCTATGTACCACCAGCAACTCTCATATTGCATTACACAGTTTGTGGAGAAAGATGCCAAGCTGGCTGATACTGTAATTCGAGGTCTTTTAAAGTATTGGCCCGTAACTAATAGTTCAAAAGAGGTTATGTTCCTTGGTGAATTGGAGGAAGTTCTAGAAGCCACCCAAGGAGCAGAGTTTCAGCGCTGCATGGTCCCTCTATTCCGTCAAATTGGGCGCTGCCTCAACAGTTCACATTTTCAG GTAGCTGAACGTGCATTGTTCCTGTGGAATAACGATCACATAAGGAATTTAATTACACAGAACTGTAAAGTTATTCTGCCGATAATTTTCCCAGCTTTGGAGAGAAATACACGGGGTCACTGGAACCAGGCTGTTCAGAGTTTGACGTTGAATGTGAGGAAAATATTCTCAGATGCTGATCAAACACTTTTTGATGAGTGCTTGGTCAAATTCAAAGAAGATGAAGTCAAGGAGAGGGAGACACAGGAGAAAAGGGAATCAACCTGGAAGCGCCTGGAAGATGTGGCAGCCTCTAAGGCTGTAAGCAATGAGGCTGTTCTTGTCTCTAGATTTGTCTCTTCTGTTGCCATTGCTACCAGCACAAAGCCTCTGGCTACTGGCAGTAATTAA
- the LOC115954649 gene encoding uncharacterized protein LOC115954649 produces the protein MASLIMAPTFSSFSINSRSRDFRKLNINIGRSHGIKAMRIEKSLEELYNVSVERKVSPERLAELGVSRWSVWKTGKCKLPWDWQVDQLVYIEEGEVRVVPEGSQRFMQFVAGDLVRYPKWFEADLWFNGPYQERYSFRAYGDD, from the coding sequence ATGGCAAGCTTGATCATGGCCCCAACCTTCAGTTCCTTCTCCATCAACAGTAGAAGCAGAGACTTCAGAAAGTTAAACATTAATATCGGGCGAAGTCATGGTATAAAGGCAATGCGGATAGAGAAATCTCTGGAGGAATTATACAATGTGAGCGTGGAACGGAAAGTATCACCAGAGCGACTGGCAGAGCTTGGGGTTTCAAGATGGTCAGTATGGAAGACTGGCAAGTGCAAGCTGCCCTGGGACTGGCAGGTGGACCAATTGGTTTACATCGAGGAAGGGGAGGTGAGAGTAGTGCCTGAAGGCAGCCAGCGGTTCATGCAATTTGTTGCTGGAGATCTTGTTCGTTACCCCAAGTGGTTTGAGGCAGACCTCTGGTTCAATGGTCCATACCAAGAACGTTACAGTTTTAGAGCATACGGTGATGATTGA